A window of Myxococcales bacterium contains these coding sequences:
- a CDS encoding transglycosylase SLT domain-containing protein: MTRRYICMLLALSFLWFGAGCATFGARPNTGGEEQNAAAAEAKKKPGYDAQTQTSIPPVNPAILYEEAHKLFIESVELTQAEKYPEAFALNNRLIRMLMEPIDRAADEATAKRLDSLFFEVCLSQVRIGRLTGRFAPMPPEQKLIGIDYNAQVETWLSYYLVTGRSSMERYLSRAHRYLPMIKAVLKEEGLPEDLAYLPIIESGYSPYAYSPAAACGIWQFIGSTGRNYGLTINEWVDERRDPIKSTRAAARYLKDLHNNFNDWALALAGYNCGENCVARALNASGSRSFWNLSLPAETTAYVPKFFASVLIAREPETYGLYLTPEPQLAIAQIELTGVVELKTFADFVGISYEELKGINPELLGTHTPPDQPKYKINVPDEKAEEVAKKLADLQPGQLYVEPQQLAKLKSPETSAGFIVYRVKKGDTLGSIARRYHTSVAAIQRHNRVSAKALRVGMKLKIPVGRKR; this comes from the coding sequence TTGACCCGTCGATACATCTGTATGCTGCTGGCACTGTCGTTTCTCTGGTTCGGCGCCGGTTGCGCCACGTTCGGCGCACGTCCGAACACCGGCGGGGAAGAGCAAAACGCCGCTGCGGCCGAGGCCAAGAAAAAGCCGGGCTATGATGCGCAGACGCAGACATCCATACCGCCGGTCAACCCGGCAATTCTTTACGAAGAAGCCCACAAGCTGTTCATCGAGAGCGTCGAACTGACCCAAGCGGAAAAATATCCCGAGGCTTTCGCCTTGAACAACCGGTTGATCCGCATGTTGATGGAGCCGATCGACCGGGCGGCGGATGAAGCGACGGCCAAACGGCTGGACTCGCTGTTTTTCGAGGTTTGCCTCTCCCAGGTGCGCATCGGCCGGCTGACCGGACGTTTCGCGCCGATGCCGCCCGAGCAGAAACTGATCGGCATCGACTACAACGCCCAGGTCGAAACCTGGCTGTCCTATTATCTGGTGACCGGCCGTTCGAGCATGGAACGGTATCTTTCCCGCGCCCACCGGTATTTACCGATGATCAAGGCGGTTCTGAAAGAAGAAGGCCTACCGGAGGATCTAGCCTATCTGCCGATCATCGAAAGCGGCTATTCGCCTTACGCCTACAGCCCGGCGGCGGCTTGCGGCATCTGGCAGTTCATCGGTTCGACCGGCCGCAATTACGGATTGACCATCAACGAATGGGTGGACGAACGGCGCGATCCGATCAAATCGACCCGCGCGGCGGCGCGGTATCTGAAAGACCTGCATAACAATTTCAACGATTGGGCGCTGGCGCTGGCCGGTTACAACTGCGGCGAGAATTGCGTCGCCCGGGCACTCAACGCCTCGGGCTCGCGGAGCTTCTGGAACCTTTCCCTGCCGGCGGAAACCACGGCTTACGTGCCGAAATTTTTCGCCTCGGTGCTCATCGCCCGCGAACCGGAAACCTACGGACTCTACCTGACTCCCGAACCGCAGTTGGCGATCGCCCAGATCGAACTGACGGGCGTGGTCGAACTGAAGACTTTCGCCGATTTCGTGGGCATTTCTTACGAGGAACTCAAGGGGATCAACCCGGAACTGCTCGGAACGCACACCCCGCCGGATCAACCGAAATACAAAATCAACGTGCCTGATGAAAAAGCCGAGGAAGTCGCGAAAAAACTGGCCGATTTGCAACCGGGACAGCTCTACGTCGAACCCCAGCAACTCGCCAAATTGAAGTCGCCGGAAACCTCGGCCGGGTTCATCGTCTACCGCGTCAAAAAGGGCGATACGCTCGGGTCCATCGCCCGCCGGTATCACACCTCGGTCGCGGCGATTCAACGCCACAATCGCGTCAGCGCCAAGGCGCTCCGCGTCGGCATGAAACTGAAGATTCCCGTCGGCCGAAAACGGTAA
- a CDS encoding L,D-transpeptidase family protein, with product MKKNRLLLTIAAAAVLGCVSFACLSCTGMRTSWAVKSFAKDAGANVVEYYDPPKSAAEHLSNELKAALVKQGSPAAALQKIYESQNYQFRFVTNEKLTADYQALRKLITEGIWLEGVDLAPYQIEKMENEEKNLGESLQLLASLDGTALDQVESASLLQGIKQSSIDDLSTDGIIKFATLPDNKGKYPQLQELLQKAQTAAEKRDQAIVTLEVIAADNFVRLAEEYGTSAAKLPETWEQSKNKVAETFKSLEPVTPHYAPLVKELARFRELAKQPKLPPINPKASAKIGSQGDLVSEIQAHLKQEGYWDGALNGKYDEALAEAVKRYQADRQVTEDGKVERVTIERMNVPMAERVKQIKLALHKFRTSATRGGDYFLRVNVAGQELEVYVEGGKKIARHHRLVVGNVGAKNHTPLFSDEVEEIVFNPPWMVPPRIIQDEMLPLFQKDPEYFKKEGYLAKITYNPDGSLKKIQSVTQPAGPSAALGRVKINFPNKDDVYLHDTPLKHLFKRSVRAFSHGCMRLENPLDLARFLLEKDKNPYFEKVDDILAKRATFPVELKTKVPIHIEYVTVSTNDQGKAVFFTDPYNLDADALEKMPSD from the coding sequence GTGAAAAAAAATAGACTGCTTCTAACCATCGCCGCCGCCGCGGTGCTGGGATGTGTTTCTTTTGCTTGCTTGTCCTGCACGGGAATGCGGACATCCTGGGCCGTGAAAAGTTTCGCCAAGGATGCGGGCGCCAACGTGGTGGAATATTACGATCCGCCGAAATCCGCCGCGGAGCATCTTTCCAACGAATTGAAGGCCGCGCTGGTAAAACAAGGCAGCCCCGCCGCCGCGCTGCAGAAAATCTACGAATCGCAAAACTATCAGTTCCGTTTCGTGACCAATGAGAAACTGACCGCGGATTATCAGGCCTTGCGGAAGTTGATCACCGAGGGCATCTGGCTCGAAGGCGTCGATCTGGCGCCCTATCAGATCGAAAAAATGGAGAACGAGGAAAAGAACCTGGGCGAAAGCCTGCAGCTCCTCGCCTCACTGGACGGTACGGCCTTGGATCAGGTCGAAAGCGCCTCGCTGCTCCAGGGAATCAAACAATCCTCGATCGACGATCTTTCGACCGACGGCATCATTAAATTCGCCACCCTTCCCGACAATAAAGGGAAATACCCGCAACTGCAGGAACTGCTGCAGAAAGCCCAAACCGCGGCGGAAAAACGAGACCAGGCTATCGTCACCCTCGAAGTCATCGCCGCCGACAATTTCGTCCGCCTCGCCGAGGAATACGGCACGTCGGCCGCCAAGCTGCCCGAAACCTGGGAACAGAGCAAAAACAAGGTGGCGGAAACGTTCAAAAGCCTGGAGCCGGTCACGCCCCATTACGCGCCGCTGGTCAAGGAACTGGCGCGGTTCCGCGAATTGGCGAAACAGCCGAAACTGCCGCCGATCAATCCGAAAGCCAGCGCGAAAATCGGCAGCCAAGGCGATCTGGTCAGTGAAATCCAAGCGCACCTGAAGCAGGAAGGCTATTGGGACGGCGCCCTGAACGGGAAATACGACGAAGCCTTGGCCGAGGCCGTCAAACGCTACCAGGCGGACCGGCAGGTCACCGAGGACGGCAAAGTCGAGCGGGTGACCATCGAACGGATGAACGTGCCGATGGCCGAACGCGTCAAACAAATCAAGCTCGCTCTGCATAAATTCCGCACTTCCGCGACCCGGGGCGGCGACTATTTCCTGCGCGTCAACGTGGCGGGACAGGAACTGGAAGTCTACGTTGAGGGCGGCAAGAAAATCGCCCGGCATCATCGCCTGGTGGTCGGCAATGTCGGCGCCAAGAATCATACGCCGCTTTTCTCGGATGAAGTCGAGGAAATCGTTTTCAACCCGCCGTGGATGGTGCCGCCGCGGATCATTCAGGACGAGATGCTGCCGCTGTTCCAGAAAGACCCCGAGTACTTCAAAAAAGAGGGGTATCTGGCAAAAATCACTTATAATCCGGATGGTTCGCTGAAAAAAATCCAATCCGTCACCCAACCAGCCGGCCCTTCCGCCGCTCTTGGCCGGGTAAAAATCAACTTCCCCAACAAAGACGATGTCTATCTGCACGACACACCGCTCAAGCACCTTTTCAAGCGGTCGGTCCGCGCTTTCAGCCATGGCTGCATGCGCCTGGAAAACCCGTTGGACCTGGCAAGATTCCTCTTGGAAAAGGATAAAAACCCGTATTTCGAAAAGGTCGACGACATTCTGGCCAAGCGCGCCACCTTCCCGGTGGAGCTGAAAACCAAGGTGCCGATCCACATCGAATACGTGACGGTTTCCACCAATGACCAGGGCAAAGCCGTGTTCTTTACCGATCCCTATAATTTGGACGCGGATGCCCTGGAAAAAATGCCCAGCGATTAA
- a CDS encoding LysM peptidoglycan-binding domain-containing protein, which produces MQWGEMPGKNLRHFFWLTLIGLTLIWLVPMAIAMVPGPIEEDDVPPLPDPEPLFAPSPVEVRMPTRVQLGNFATYPEETYARCMSIGLPNRGALLNGVLFPQETPFYLADRPQSQWATPETVDGLLYAARQVQEKYGPGPRLLLGDISQPHGGRLRHHSSHQSGRDVDVSFYFRDGNTRFFKDAQIENIDIKRTWSYIEALVETNAVQYIFLDYNLQALFYNYVRERLHYPQEYLEKVFQYPGGAREMQGIIRHARGHRNHLHIRFISPIAIANARNTNFGDTYLTDLQKQLLEKESMTAGVVIASSTTTIQNYNAAPKGRQAYLGTQGQSLVYTVRDGDTLWSIAKRHGITVNQIRAWNGLTSQSRLRIGQQLTIYR; this is translated from the coding sequence ATGCAGTGGGGTGAAATGCCGGGTAAAAACCTACGTCACTTTTTCTGGTTGACCTTGATCGGCCTGACGCTGATCTGGTTGGTGCCGATGGCCATCGCCATGGTGCCGGGTCCGATCGAGGAAGACGACGTGCCCCCGCTGCCCGACCCTGAACCGCTCTTCGCCCCCTCTCCCGTCGAAGTCCGCATGCCAACGCGCGTTCAATTGGGGAATTTCGCCACCTATCCGGAAGAAACTTACGCCCGGTGCATGTCGATCGGCCTGCCGAACCGTGGTGCCCTGCTCAACGGGGTCCTGTTCCCGCAAGAGACGCCGTTCTACCTCGCCGATCGGCCCCAAAGCCAATGGGCGACCCCGGAAACCGTCGACGGTTTGTTGTACGCGGCGCGTCAGGTCCAGGAAAAATACGGCCCGGGGCCGCGCTTGCTGTTGGGCGACATCAGCCAACCGCACGGCGGCCGCTTGCGCCACCACAGTTCGCACCAATCCGGCCGCGATGTCGATGTCAGCTTCTATTTCCGCGATGGTAACACGCGGTTTTTCAAAGATGCGCAAATCGAAAATATCGACATCAAGCGCACCTGGTCCTATATCGAGGCGCTCGTCGAAACCAACGCCGTGCAGTACATTTTCCTCGACTACAATCTGCAGGCGCTATTTTACAATTACGTCCGCGAACGCTTGCACTACCCGCAGGAATATTTGGAAAAGGTTTTCCAATACCCCGGCGGCGCCCGCGAGATGCAGGGCATCATCCGTCACGCCCGCGGTCACCGCAATCACCTGCACATCCGGTTCATCAGCCCGATCGCCATCGCCAACGCCCGCAACACCAACTTCGGCGACACGTACCTGACCGACCTGCAAAAGCAACTGCTGGAAAAGGAATCGATGACCGCCGGCGTGGTGATCGCTTCCTCCACGACGACCATCCAGAATTACAATGCCGCGCCCAAGGGCCGTCAGGCCTACCTCGGCACCCAAGGCCAATCCCTCGTCTACACGGTCCGCGACGGCGACACTCTATGGTCGATCGCCAAGCGGCACGGCATCACCGTGAATCAAATCCGGGCCTGGAACGGCCTGACTTCGCAAAGCCGACTGCGCATCGGCCAACAATTGACGATCTATCGATAA
- a CDS encoding septal ring lytic transglycosylase RlpA family protein: protein MQSARRIFFALLLAAVLAGLAGCATAPVIPRPAGWTETGDASWYGEAFQGRQTASGEPFDQRKLTAAHRTLPFGTYVEVTRLDNGKRVVVRINDRGPFVGGRIIDLSRAAAERLEMIRDGTAKVRLRVLEKPGGPPSI, encoded by the coding sequence ATGCAATCGGCGCGACGGATTTTTTTCGCGTTGCTGCTGGCGGCCGTGCTGGCCGGTCTGGCCGGCTGCGCGACCGCGCCGGTCATCCCCCGGCCCGCCGGATGGACCGAAACCGGCGACGCCAGTTGGTACGGCGAGGCGTTTCAAGGCCGCCAGACCGCCAGCGGCGAACCGTTCGACCAACGCAAGCTCACCGCGGCCCACCGCACCCTGCCCTTCGGAACCTACGTCGAGGTGACGCGCCTCGACAACGGCAAGCGGGTCGTGGTGCGCATCAACGATCGCGGCCCGTTCGTCGGCGGCCGGATCATCGACCTGTCCCGCGCCGCCGCCGAACGATTGGAGATGATTCGGGACGGCACGGCGAAAGTGCGCCTCCGCGTGCTGGAAAAACCCGGCGGACCGCCGTCGATCTGA
- a CDS encoding M23 family metallopeptidase → MKSYRPPAVLLTVMALLCLAAAARAELIYPLAAPPVISGNFGQYRHGHPHSGLDLWTGLRIGVPVLAVDDGVVYRIKQSSAGYGRSLYLRLADGRQAVYGHLESFAPRLAQVLPLPAAGLIRAEKVLSSAEAIAVKRGEVIGYAGDAGTDVPHLHFELRDAAGTPINPLTNGFPYRDTTAPVFNALHLRPLEATAQVSGEPRERILTFTSAGAGEYRLPPVWLSGRVGLAVDAADRIDGSPRRLAPYELRLTIDGRPYFLQRFAQTSYSIPYANELCYDARLVAEQKGYFIRLYRWLQSTYFQGPNDSGDLSALAPGRHSVELTATDESGNRARAAFDLLIAPACTINHLDWLGTRQTPRLDVQAPGCREVQVAVDAAPLPGASRQPADIFRFALTQSPAPGSTVEVTARGETGPPVQARYFAPGPNRDPVGKADVLSAPAIEWGDSFALIGADITRPDAGLPRVAVTFEPGSQLVPTSQWRLYRNGDRLTLVIPQPSRFKQSIRVRFRWSDRRGDCTEQEISFPFNVARNSGYLTAGDQAVRLEIPADALFREVPLTIAEANPSAPDWGRLAGKAYSFSAAWEPLKKDLVAHFRLAGETRGRNLGAYLFDRGTWWYLGSPARAKLPMFGTIALLQDLEAPRIEQYDVGSGEQPVIKIIATDRGSGIDNKRIGVSLDGRDQPFEYWPLKDQLLVRLGGPLAPGAHRLQVELRDRSGNPAVFSSNFTK, encoded by the coding sequence ATGAAATCCTATCGTCCGCCAGCCGTCCTGCTGACCGTCATGGCGTTGTTATGCCTCGCCGCCGCCGCCCGCGCCGAGTTGATCTACCCGTTGGCGGCGCCGCCGGTGATATCCGGAAATTTCGGCCAATATCGCCACGGGCATCCGCATAGCGGCCTGGACCTCTGGACCGGGTTGCGGATCGGCGTGCCGGTGCTGGCGGTGGACGACGGCGTCGTTTACCGGATCAAACAATCGTCCGCCGGTTACGGCCGGTCGCTTTATTTGCGGCTGGCCGACGGTCGGCAGGCGGTTTACGGCCACCTGGAAAGTTTCGCTCCGCGCCTCGCGCAGGTTCTGCCGCTGCCGGCCGCCGGCCTGATCCGCGCGGAAAAAGTGTTGTCGTCCGCCGAGGCCATTGCAGTCAAACGGGGCGAGGTCATCGGCTACGCGGGTGACGCCGGAACCGACGTACCGCATCTGCATTTCGAACTGCGTGACGCCGCCGGCACGCCGATCAACCCGTTGACCAACGGGTTCCCCTATCGCGACACGACGGCGCCGGTTTTCAACGCGCTGCACCTGCGCCCCTTGGAAGCGACCGCCCAGGTCAGCGGCGAACCGCGGGAACGGATTCTAACCTTCACGTCGGCCGGCGCCGGCGAATACCGCCTGCCGCCGGTCTGGCTTTCCGGACGCGTGGGGCTGGCGGTGGACGCCGCCGATCGGATCGACGGTTCGCCGCGGCGGCTGGCGCCCTACGAATTGCGGTTGACGATCGACGGCCGCCCGTATTTTCTTCAGCGGTTCGCCCAGACCAGCTACAGCATCCCTTACGCCAACGAACTCTGCTACGACGCGCGGCTGGTCGCCGAGCAGAAGGGCTACTTCATCCGCCTGTATCGCTGGCTGCAATCCACCTATTTCCAGGGCCCGAACGACAGCGGCGACTTGTCGGCCCTCGCGCCGGGACGCCACTCGGTCGAACTGACGGCCACCGATGAAAGCGGCAATCGGGCCCGGGCCGCCTTTGATCTGCTCATCGCGCCGGCCTGCACGATCAATCACCTGGATTGGCTCGGCACGCGCCAGACGCCGCGGCTGGATGTGCAGGCGCCCGGCTGTCGCGAGGTTCAGGTCGCCGTCGACGCGGCGCCGCTACCCGGCGCGAGTCGCCAGCCGGCCGACATCTTCCGCTTCGCGCTGACGCAATCTCCGGCGCCGGGTTCAACGGTCGAAGTAACGGCGCGGGGCGAGACGGGGCCGCCGGTTCAGGCGCGCTATTTCGCCCCGGGTCCGAATCGCGACCCGGTCGGCAAAGCCGACGTTTTATCGGCTCCGGCCATCGAGTGGGGCGATTCCTTCGCGCTGATCGGCGCCGACATCACGCGTCCGGACGCCGGCCTACCGCGAGTGGCGGTCACCTTCGAACCCGGTTCGCAACTCGTGCCGACCAGCCAATGGCGGCTTTACCGCAACGGCGACCGCTTGACGCTGGTCATCCCCCAGCCGTCGCGATTCAAACAATCCATCCGGGTGCGGTTTCGCTGGTCCGATCGGCGCGGTGACTGCACGGAACAGGAAATCAGCTTTCCCTTCAATGTGGCGCGCAACTCCGGCTACCTGACCGCCGGCGATCAAGCCGTCCGGCTGGAAATCCCCGCCGACGCCCTCTTTCGCGAAGTGCCGTTGACGATCGCCGAAGCAAACCCGTCGGCGCCCGACTGGGGACGCCTGGCCGGCAAGGCTTACTCTTTCTCGGCGGCCTGGGAGCCGCTGAAAAAGGATCTGGTCGCGCATTTCCGCCTGGCGGGAGAAACGCGCGGTCGCAATCTCGGCGCGTATTTGTTCGACCGCGGCACGTGGTGGTATCTGGGTTCGCCCGCCCGCGCCAAGCTGCCGATGTTCGGCACCATTGCGTTGCTGCAGGATTTGGAAGCGCCGCGGATCGAGCAATACGACGTCGGCTCCGGCGAACAACCGGTGATCAAAATCATCGCGACCGATCGCGGCAGCGGCATCGATAACAAGCGGATCGGCGTTTCCCTGGACGGGCGCGACCAACCTTTCGAATATTGGCCGCTGAAAGATCAGCTCCTCGTCCGCCTGGGCGGACCGCTCGCGCCCGGCGCCCATCGGTTGCAGGTCGAGCTGCGGGATCGCTCCGGCAATCCGGCGGTTTTTTCCTCGAATTTCACGAAGTGA
- a CDS encoding phosphodiester glycosidase family protein: MQRPDLTRLICRCAWLASNGAEVHHGEKLVRNALLGLVLRGEDVRPLARQALETLQSEARVRLNGDRISVLLESTDFEKLREEVENLAERMRVELYASLISHTHENLAAWCERRALALLDLADRLIRESTRHETMLVLKAAFLDEIDEWIDQPGPWRARDVLDCVDHFYSLMMRERSRVAFPYAPKRPESKDVKWSKDAGGLRHGVITGPFRFGPLRANILEISPKKWRLKIVNTSLLPERERDLAAVAAAQGAVHGTGGGFAMSLEGEAAIRRLGEPVGLLIADGEVHVPPFPSRTALLMDEAGLVDIWRVVPIGLRLRLGKAGIVVRKVDSEHLLPGEIGVYTDQFKKPIPPAPLVLTVVGRKVGLVQRDASAVPPLGGIVIAAHPGSAGLGLLGEVEPGEWVYFEMPAMRGLDRLDAAIAGGPALLTDGQLDGDLDADHFDGFAAPAAFGPRTRAARNLLPRLAWGITPDYRLLAVAVDGYSPQNSVGLDLDELARLLRELGCTRAVNLDGTVGARMLVDGQLVDRNSEDQFALSDPAATCPYALPSVILITERK, from the coding sequence TTGCAGCGCCCGGACCTGACTCGGCTGATTTGCCGCTGCGCCTGGCTGGCCAGCAACGGCGCGGAGGTGCACCACGGCGAGAAGCTGGTGCGCAACGCGCTGTTGGGCCTGGTTTTGCGCGGTGAGGACGTGCGGCCGCTCGCCCGGCAGGCGCTGGAGACGTTGCAATCGGAAGCGCGGGTGCGGCTGAACGGCGATCGCATCAGCGTGCTGCTCGAGAGCACCGATTTCGAAAAGCTGCGCGAGGAAGTCGAGAATCTCGCCGAGCGGATGCGGGTCGAGCTATACGCCTCGCTCATTTCGCATACGCACGAAAACCTGGCCGCCTGGTGCGAGCGCCGGGCGCTGGCGCTGCTGGATCTGGCCGACCGGCTGATCCGCGAGAGCACGCGCCACGAAACCATGCTGGTGCTCAAGGCGGCGTTTCTCGACGAGATCGACGAATGGATCGACCAGCCGGGCCCCTGGCGGGCGCGCGACGTGCTGGACTGCGTCGATCATTTTTATTCCCTGATGATGCGTGAACGGTCGCGGGTCGCGTTTCCCTACGCGCCCAAACGGCCGGAAAGCAAGGATGTGAAGTGGAGCAAGGACGCGGGCGGATTGCGCCACGGCGTCATCACCGGCCCGTTTCGCTTCGGCCCGCTCCGCGCCAACATCCTGGAAATCTCGCCGAAGAAGTGGCGGCTGAAGATCGTCAATACCTCGCTGCTGCCCGAACGGGAGCGCGACCTGGCGGCGGTCGCCGCGGCCCAGGGCGCGGTTCACGGCACCGGCGGCGGCTTCGCGATGAGCCTCGAGGGCGAAGCGGCGATCCGGCGGCTGGGCGAACCGGTGGGCCTGTTGATCGCCGACGGCGAGGTGCACGTGCCGCCGTTCCCCTCGCGCACCGCGCTGTTGATGGACGAGGCGGGCCTGGTGGACATCTGGCGCGTCGTGCCGATCGGCCTGCGCCTGCGTCTGGGCAAGGCCGGCATCGTCGTGCGCAAGGTCGACAGCGAACACCTGTTGCCCGGCGAGATCGGCGTCTACACCGATCAATTCAAAAAACCGATTCCGCCCGCGCCGTTGGTGCTGACCGTCGTCGGTCGCAAGGTCGGTTTGGTGCAGCGCGACGCCTCCGCCGTGCCGCCCCTCGGCGGCATCGTCATCGCGGCGCACCCGGGTTCGGCCGGTCTGGGCCTGCTGGGCGAAGTCGAACCGGGCGAGTGGGTCTATTTCGAGATGCCCGCGATGCGCGGCCTCGACCGGCTCGACGCGGCCATCGCCGGCGGGCCGGCGTTATTGACCGACGGGCAACTGGACGGCGATCTCGATGCGGATCATTTCGACGGTTTCGCCGCGCCGGCGGCTTTCGGGCCGCGGACGCGCGCCGCGCGAAATCTGCTGCCGCGGTTGGCCTGGGGCATCACGCCGGATTACCGGCTGCTCGCGGTGGCGGTGGACGGCTACAGCCCGCAAAACAGCGTCGGCCTGGACCTCGATGAACTGGCGCGGCTGCTGCGCGAACTGGGCTGTACGCGCGCGGTCAACCTGGACGGCACGGTAGGGGCGCGGATGCTGGTCGACGGCCAACTGGTGGATCGCAACAGCGAGGATCAGTTCGCGCTCAGTGATCCGGCGGCGACCTGCCCCTACGCGCTGCCGAGCGTGATCCTGATCACGGAACGGAAGTGA
- the fbp gene encoding class 1 fructose-bisphosphatase: MLGETVTIQRHIAQTQKRYPEATGELSSLLNVIAFAGKLIQREVRKAGLVDILGLTGRINVQGEAVQKLDIYAHHILVKVLSQSGYTCILASEEEEDVIHLPSGERLGNYAIAFDPLDGSSNIDANISIGTIFSIFRRRSPTGPGTLEDLLRPGRELVAAGYILYGSSTIMLFTTGEGVHGFTYDPSVGDFLLSHNDVRIPKRGKIYSVNEGNCAKWDPRIQKYVSYLKESDAATNRPYSARYVGSLVADFHRTLLYGGIFLYPSESARPEGKLRIVYEAAPLSFLVEQAGGKANNGHRPIRELVPKTLHDRTPLFIGSEEDINQLESFLKADAGISA, translated from the coding sequence ATGTTGGGAGAAACGGTTACCATTCAACGCCATATCGCGCAAACGCAAAAGCGTTATCCCGAAGCGACCGGCGAATTGTCTTCTTTGCTCAACGTCATTGCCTTCGCGGGCAAGCTCATCCAGCGCGAGGTCCGCAAAGCGGGGCTGGTGGATATCCTCGGCCTGACCGGGCGGATCAACGTGCAGGGCGAGGCCGTGCAGAAGCTCGACATTTACGCGCACCACATCCTGGTCAAGGTGCTCAGCCAGTCCGGCTATACCTGCATCCTGGCCTCGGAAGAAGAAGAAGACGTCATTCATCTGCCGTCGGGCGAGCGCCTCGGCAACTACGCGATCGCCTTCGATCCGCTGGACGGCTCGTCGAACATCGACGCCAACATCTCCATCGGCACGATCTTCTCGATCTTCCGCCGGCGCAGCCCGACCGGCCCGGGAACCCTGGAAGACCTGTTGCGGCCCGGCCGCGAGCTGGTGGCGGCGGGCTACATTCTCTACGGCTCCTCGACGATCATGCTGTTCACCACCGGCGAAGGCGTGCACGGCTTCACGTACGACCCGTCGGTCGGCGATTTTTTACTCTCGCACAACGACGTACGGATACCGAAACGCGGCAAAATTTACAGCGTCAACGAGGGCAATTGCGCCAAGTGGGATCCGCGAATCCAAAAGTATGTCAGCTACTTGAAAGAATCCGACGCGGCGACGAACCGGCCCTACAGCGCCCGCTATGTCGGGTCGCTGGTCGCCGATTTTCACCGCACCTTGCTCTATGGTGGCATTTTCTTGTATCCTAGCGAATCGGCGCGACCGGAAGGGAAACTGCGCATTGTGTACGAGGCCGCCCCCTTGTCATTTCTTGTCGAACAAGCCGGGGGCAAAGCAAACAACGGTCATCGTCCCATTCGCGAACTGGTGCCCAAAACCCTCCATGATCGCACGCCGCTTTTCATTGGTTCCGAGGAGGACATCAACCAACTGGAATCATTCTTAAAGGCCGATGCCGGGATATCGGCCTGA